The following proteins are encoded in a genomic region of Parus major isolate Abel chromosome 20, Parus_major1.1, whole genome shotgun sequence:
- the STMN3 gene encoding stathmin-3 isoform X2 has protein sequence MASTVSAYKEKMKELSLLSLICSCFHTQPHPNTIYQYGDMEVKQLDKRASGQSFEVILKSPSDLSPESPILSSPPKKKDLSLEELQRRLEAAEERRKTQEAQVLKQLAEKREHEREVLHKALEENNNFSRLAEEKLNYKMELSREIREAHLAALRERLREKELHAAEVRRNKEQREEISG, from the exons ATGGCCAGCACCGTCTCAG cctacaaggagaaaatgaaggagCTGTCTCTGCTCTCCCTCATCTGCTCCTGTTTCCACACCCAGCCCCATCCCAACACCATCTACCAGTATGGAG aTATGGAGGTGAAGCAACTGGATAAGAGGGCATCAGGCCAGAGCTTCGAAGTGATCCTGAAGTCCCCTTCAGATTTATCCCCTGAGAGCCCAatcctttcctcccctcccaaGAAGAAGGACCTGtctctggaggagctgcagaggaggctggaggCTGCAGAAGAGAGGAGGAAG ACCCAGGAGGCGCAGGTGCTGAAGCAGCTGGCGGAGAAGCGGGAACACGAGCGGGAGGTGCTGCACAAGGCACTGGAGGAGAACAACAACTTCAGCCGCCTGGCTGAGGAGAAGCTCAACTACAagatggagctgagcagggagatCCGTGAGGCACATCTTGCTGCCTTGAGGGAGCGGCTCCGCGAGAAG GAACTGCACGCAGCCGAAGTCCGCAGGAACAAGGAACAGCGGGAGGAGATCTCTGGATAA
- the STMN3 gene encoding stathmin-3 isoform X1, whose product MASTVSAYKEKMKELSLLSLICSCFHTQPHPNTIYQYGDMEVKQLDKRASGQSFEVILKSPSDLSPESPILSSPPKKKDLSLEELQRRLEAAEERRKTQEAQVLKQLAEKREHEREVLHKALEENNNFSRLAEEKLNYKMELSREIREAHLAALRERLREKVSVIPGTGLGVLILMEKWGLVPV is encoded by the exons ATGGCCAGCACCGTCTCAG cctacaaggagaaaatgaaggagCTGTCTCTGCTCTCCCTCATCTGCTCCTGTTTCCACACCCAGCCCCATCCCAACACCATCTACCAGTATGGAG aTATGGAGGTGAAGCAACTGGATAAGAGGGCATCAGGCCAGAGCTTCGAAGTGATCCTGAAGTCCCCTTCAGATTTATCCCCTGAGAGCCCAatcctttcctcccctcccaaGAAGAAGGACCTGtctctggaggagctgcagaggaggctggaggCTGCAGAAGAGAGGAGGAAG ACCCAGGAGGCGCAGGTGCTGAAGCAGCTGGCGGAGAAGCGGGAACACGAGCGGGAGGTGCTGCACAAGGCACTGGAGGAGAACAACAACTTCAGCCGCCTGGCTGAGGAGAAGCTCAACTACAagatggagctgagcagggagatCCGTGAGGCACATCTTGCTGCCTTGAGGGAGCGGCTCCGCGAGAAGGTGAGCGTGatccctgggacagggctgggggtgctgatCCTTATGGAAAAATGGGGTCTGGTCCCAGTGTGA